AGCAGTTTTAGGGGAATTTTTGTGaggaaaatcagggaaattTTCCAGAACTGTGGGGGAAGAAGAGCAACACTAATGCTGGGCTCTGGAATTGCAGTCAGACAGCAACCTCCCCTaaaatccagggaaaattcccccaaaaccaAGGGGAAATTCCCCCAAAACCAAGGGGAAATTCCCCCAAAACCCAAGAGAAATCCCtcaaaactgcaggaaaaccccCCAAATTTGCAagaaaaaccccccaaaactgcaggaaaacctcccaaaactgctggaaaaacccccaaaattgcAAGAAAAACCTCCtaaaactgcaggaaaaccccccaaaactgcagaaaaaccccccaaaattgcaagaaaaacctcccaaaattgcaggaaaaccccccaaaactgcagaaaaaccccccaaaactgcagaaaaaacccccaaaactgcaagaaaaacctcccaaaacagcaggaaaacctcccaaaactgcaggaaaaccccTAAAACTCAGGAAAAACCTCCCAAAACTGCAGGAAAGCCCCCCAAAATTGCAagaaaaacctcccaaaactgcaggaaaaccgctaaaactcaggaaaaacctcccaaaactgcaggaaaatcccccaaaattgcaagaaaacccccccaaactgcaggaaaaccccaaaactgcaggaaaacccctaaaactcaggaaaaccctcccaaaactgcaagaaaaacctcccaaaatTGCAAGAAAAACCTCCCAGAACTGCAGGAAAACCTcccaaaactgcaggaaaaccccTAAATCTCAGGAAAAACCTcccaaaactgcaggaaaaccccccaaaactgcaggaaagccccccaaaactgcagggaaaatccTCCCATCCTGCTGATCCAGCACGGAGCTCCCAGGTGTGGCACAAGAAATGTTTGGACTCCAGCATTGAAAGTCTGTGAGAAGTGAAAGGAGCTCATCCCACCCCTCATGGGAAGGGAAATATCCAAAATCCAGCCCCAAATCTTCTCCCCAGAATTGTCCTGGATATAAATTTGGAATAAAtccttgaagaagaaaaaaaaaaaaataaaataaaataaaaataaagacaaaggcagcagaaaagtTCTGGTGCTTTTGTTGCTGCACAAGTTGTGGCGCCCTcggggcagagctggcagcacaaACTCCAACATTCCCAAACTTTTCCTGGAATTCCAGCTTCCATCAGGATTCAGGGTTCTCCTTGCTGAGCACAGGATGCAGAAGAACagagggttttgtttgttttttgtttggtttttttttttttgttttttaggtttttttccaaaagtttttttccaaaagttttTTTCCAGAGACAAACCTCCTCCGGTGCTGTTTGTGCAGGGTCAGTTGCTGCCAACACCACCCAAAATTCCTTTTggatacagggaaaaaaattttccaaagtgaggaggagaaaaaaattggagctgcagctcctatTAAGGCGTTTGCATATACATTCCCAACCTGGGTTCTTCCAAAAAAACGGGGAATTTTTGCACAAAAAAGgtgctttttttgtctttttttttttttttggattcGGGAATGGCAACAACTCCAACTCCAAGTGTTGAGAATCTCAGTGGAATTACAaactgcttgtttttttttaaaaaaaaaaaagaaatgtccCGTCCTTGCCTTGCTGTGTTGCAGGGATGAATTCCTTGTGCTATGTCTTCTGCAGGTCTGGGGAAAAGGGGCCAGGGGTGGAGGGTCCATCCAGTCCAGACAGGGTAAATGGGCCATGACTGTTCAGCACGGatggaaactgaaaaataaaacaagaatcatcatcaaaaaaaaaaaaaaaaatttttttaattcaatgtTTATTCCGTATCtgtgcacaaaaaaaaaaaaaaaaaagggcaaaaaaaccaccccaaatgTAACAACGAAACAAAGCAAACCATCCCAGATTCCAAGGATGCTCTTGtcacttttaatttaattttaatgccAAGCAGTGTCACAGCGACCCCACAGCCTCattaaaatgggattttaatcCAGGTTCTGAGGAAAACAAGGGTTTAAATCACTCCCCAGTTAATTATCAGCTGTTTCCAAGCTGAAATATCAATTGTCATTCCAGCCCTCCTTGTTTATTTTATATCCTCACGGTAGAGATGAGGAGCTTCCTTCATCTCCGTGGAGATGACAGATCCCAGCCCAGAAAATTCCATtaaattctttcatttcagtgaaattaaataaaaatttaattaaattggTTAAATTCCAACTTTTACCACAGCAAATTCAGGCAGCAAATGTAATTCCAGTGCCAGAGTGGCAATTCCAGTGGCAGAGTGGAAGTGTGAGGGAAAAACATCAGAATTACAACtaaaggaggattttttttcttaaatatagaggattttttcctatttaataaaaaatctCCTGgttttggacacttccagggatccaggagtAGCCACGGCTTCCCTGGGCAATTTCCCCATCCTCACAGGGgtgaattttattatttcttccaTAAAAATCATCAAAAACTGTGCCACACATCAGCACAGAGATCAAACACACACTTTTTCTCCTCATGGTTGTGagattaattaatatttttagttgTGAGGTTAATATTTTTAGTTGTGAgatgaattaatatttttagttgAGATGAATGTTTTTACTTGTGAGATTAATTCATGTTTTTAGTTGTGAGATGAATTAATGTTTTTAGTTGTGAGGTTAATATTTTTAGTTGTGagattaattaatatttttagttgTGAGATGAATGTTTTTACTTGTGAGATTAATTCATGTTTTTAGTTGTGAGATTAATTAATGTTTTTCAGCAGGAATGATTGGAGCAATCAATAGAGTGGGAAATTTCTGAAATTCATGAAAATCTCAAGCAAAAAAAAGTTACAGGGAGGAAATTTTTATAGGAAGACCAGAtctaaaaaagataaataatcTTTCTCTAAATGGGActccctgggaatgggaatccctggaaaaaagggaatccctggaaaaggggaatcCCTGGagaattttctaaaatttctaATCCCTGGATAATTTCGAAAATTCAAGAAAAtctcaaccaaaaaaaaaaaagttacaggGAGGAAATTTTTTACAGGAAGAACAgacttaaaaaaggaaaataatctctCTCTAAATGGGAATccctggaaaaatgggaatccctggaaaatgggaatccctggaaaatgggaatccCTGGAAATAATGGGAATCCTTGGAAATAATGGGAATCCTTGGAAATAATGGGAATCACTGGAAAAATGGGAGtccctggaaaatgggaatccTTGGAAATAATGGGAATTCCTGGAAATAATGGGAATccctggaaaaatgggaatccctggaaaatgggaatccttggaaaatgggaatccctggaaaatgggaatcaCTGGAAAAATGGGAGtccctggaaaatgggaatccTTGGAAATAATGGGAATTCCTGGAAATAATGGGAATccctggaaaaatgggaatccctggaaaatgggaatccttggaaaatgggaatccctggaaaatgggaatcaCTGGAAAAATGGGAGtccctggaaaatgggaatccTTGGAAATAATGGGAAttcctggaaaaatgggaatccCTGGAAATAATGGGAAtccctggaaaatgggaatccCTGGAAATAATGGGAATCCTTGGAAAATGGGAATCCCTGGAAATAATGGGAAtccctggaaaatgggaatccCTGGAAATAATGGGAATCACTGGAAATAATGGGAATCCCTGGAGAATGTGAAGGAATCCCTGGGAGAATGGGAACGCCTGGGAAATGGGAAtccctgggaaatgggaatCCCTGGGAAAAATGGAATCCTTGGGAAAAATGGGACTACCTGGAAAAGGGGAATCCCTGGAGAAATGGGAATCCCTGCAGAAGGGAAACCCTGGACAATGGCATTCCCTGGGGAATGGGAATCCCTTGAAAAGGGGAGTccctggaaaaggggaatcCCTGGGGAAAAtggaattcctgggaaaaaaatggaatcaCTGGACAATGGGAACCCCTGGAAAAGGGAACCCCTGGGAAATGGGAATCTCTGAGAAtccctgggaaatgggaattcctgggaatgGGAATCCCGGGAAAATGGGAGTTCCCCGAAAAGGGGAACCCCTGGGAGAATGGGAATCCCTGGGAATAGGAACCCCTGGGAAAAGGGGAGCCCCTGGACAACGGCATTCCCTGGGGAATGGGAatccctgggaatgggaatcCCTGGAAAAGGGGAGTCCCTGGGGAATGGGAATCCCTGGGAATGCCTGGGAATGGGAATCCCTGGAAAAGGGGAGTCCCTGGGAATGTGATTCCCTGGAAGAGGGGAGTCCTTGGGGACAGCTCACCTGGAAGAGGGGAGTCCCTGGGAACGGGAATGCCTGGGAATGCCTGGGAACGGGATTCCCTGGAAGAGGGGAgtccctgggaatgggaatccctgggaaaaatggaattcctgggaaaaaatggaatcaCTGGACAATGGGAACCCCTGGGAAATGGGAACCCCTGGGAAATGGGAATCTCTGAGAAtccctgggaaatgggaattcctgggaatgCCTGGGAATGTGATTCCCTGGAAGAGAGGAgtccctgggaatgggaatcCCTGGAAGAGAGGAGTCCCTGGGAAGGGGAATCCCTGGGAATGCCTGGGAATGGGAATCCCTGGAAGAGGGGAGTCCCTGGGAAGGGGAGTCCCTGGGAATGCCTGGGAATGTGATTCCCTGGGAAGGGGAGTCCCTGGGGACACTCACATGGAAGAGGGGAGtccctgggaaatgggaatCCCTGGAAGAGGGGAGTCCCTGGGAAGGGGAGTCCCTGGGACACTCACCTGGAAGAGGGGAGTCCCTGGGACACTCACCTGGAAGAGGGGAGTCCCTGGGACACTCACCTGGAAGAGGGTGTTGGCGCCCTGCAGGCGGGCGGGGCTCAGCGGCGCCACGGGGCTCAGGGTGCTCCAGAAGTGGATGCTGGAGAGCAGCGGGCTGGGGGTCAGCAGGATGGGGGTCTGCGAACGGAGGGGAGCGGCCGTCAGAGGCTTCCACAGGGAATTCCGGCCTTTCCACACGGAATTTTGGCCTTTCCACAGGGAATTCCGGCCTTTCTCCACAAAATTCCGGCCTTTCCACATGGAATTCCGGCCTTCCCACACGGAATTCCGGCCTTTCCACACGGAATTCCGGCCTTCTCACACAGAATTCCAGCCTTTCCCCACAGGGAATTCCGGCCTTTCCACATGGAATTCCGGCCTTTCCACAGGGAATTCCGGCCTTTCCCCATGGAATTCCAGCTTTTCCACAGGGAATTCTGGCCTTTCCACACAAAATTCCGGCCTTTCCACACAAAATTCTGGTCTTTCCACACAGAATTCCGGCCTTTCCACATGGAATTCCGGCCTTTCCACAGGGAATTCCGGCCTTTCCCCACAGGGAATTCCGGCCTTTCCACACAGAATTCCGGCCTTTCCACACGGAATTCCGGCCTTTCCACACGGAATTCCGGCCTTTCCACAAAGAATTCCGGCCTTTCCCCACAGAATTCCGGCCTTTCTACACGGAATTCCGGCCTTTCCACACGGAATTCTGGCCTTTCCCCACGGAATTCCGGCCTTTCCTCACGGAATTCCGGCCTTTCCACACGGAATTCCGGCCTTTCCCCACAGAATTCCGGCCTTTCCCCACGGAATTCCGGCCTTTCTACACAGAATTCCGGCCTTTCCTCACGGAATTCTGGCCTTTCCCCACGGAATTCCGGCCTTTCCACATGGAATTCCGGCCTTTCCCCAGGGAATCCCGGCCTTTCCCCACGGAATTCCGGCCTTTCCCCACGGAATTCCGGCCTTTCCACATGGAATTCTGGCCTTTCCCATGgaattcctgcctttcccacgGAATTACAGCATGGAAATTCCAGCCTTTCCCCACAGAattccagcccttcccacagaattccagccttttccctggaattccagCAGGGGATATCCATTTCCCACTCGCACTACTCATTTCCCACTCGCACTACTCATTCCTCACTTGCACTACTCATTTCCCACTTGCACTACTCATTTCTCACTTGCACTACTCACTTCCCACTTGCACTACTCATTTCTCACTTGCACTACTCATTTCCCACTCACACTACTCATTTCCCACTCACACTACTCATTTCCCACCTGCACTACTCATTTCCCACAACTTTTCATTTCCCACTCACACTACTCATTTCCCACTTGCACTATTCATTTCTCACTTGCACTACTCATTTCCCACTACTTTTCATTTCCCACTTGCACTACTCATTTCCCTCCTGCACTACTCATTTCCCACTCGCACTATTGATTTCCCACTCGCACTATTGATTTCCCACTTGCACTACTCATTTCTCTCTTGCACTACTCATTTCTCACTTGCACTACTCATTTCCCACTTGCACTACTCATTTCTCACTCGCACTACTCATTTCTCACTCGCACTACTCATTTCTCACTCGCACTACTCATTTCCCACTTGCACTACTCATTTCTCACTCACACTACTCATTTCTCACTTGCACTACTCATTTCCCTCTTGCACTACTCATTTCTCACTCGCACTACTCATTTCCCACTTGCTGTTTTCAAGCCCAACATCATCGCTATTGTtagtttaaacaaaaaaaaaaaagaaaaggaagaaaccaGGAAGGGAATTCAGGGAGATTTGATCACCTGAGAGAAAAGTGCCGGAGTCAGAGAAGCGGTtgggagggaagggctgaggaTGCCCAGCGGGCTGGGGTCGCTGCCGGTGATGACCAGAGTGGGGgccagctccagccctttgggttttttggctCTGGAGAGGTGATTGGCGAACTCCTTCTCCAGCCCGGCTgaatcctgctgctccttgggctCTGGGGAcggctgctgcaggctctgggcctgctccagctgctgggaggcCACGGACTCGATGTCCGTGTCAATGTCCAGCTCGGGGTTGGAGCTCAGCGGCGGCGAGGGCGGCGTGGAGGGCGCCTGGAGCGCGGGGGAAACCGAGGCAACGGGGGGCGTGGGGGCGTAGCTGGCGCTCAGGTTTGGCAAAGGCGCCGGAGGGGCCTCGGGGACGCTcagcttgggcagcaccagagtCTCCAGGGTGTGCAGAGTCTCCTCAGAGCCCAGCGGCAGCGAGGAGGCCGCGCTGGGGGCGGCAGAGGCCGCGGAGGTGACGGCCGCGGCCGAGGCGCCGGGCACCAGCGGGGCTGAGGGCGGCTTTTTGGAGGGCACGGTGACAAACTTGATGACAGAAGGGGCGGCGTCCTGAGGTTTCTTCTCCGCCAGCTTCTCGGCCGGGTTCTCGATCTTGATGGACCTGAAGAGCTTCACGCCGGAGGAGTTGAGGGAGTTGAGGGTGAAGGAGGAGTACAGGCCCGAGTGGATGTAGTCGTTGCGGCTCGAGGACTTTGCGCACGGCTGCGATTTCTCCTTGCCGCAGCTCTCCGCCTCCTTGGGGGCGCTGGTGACCTCCCCAAAGCCGGGCACTTCGGGGTCCCCCTCCGCCCTGCCCACCGCAAGGGGGTCCATGTTGAGGATCTCGGGGTAGGACACGAATTTGTACACAAACTTCTTCCCGTTCACCTTCTTAATGATATTCTGGTGGAGAAGAAGACAAAAGTATATTTAGATCTTTCTCcagattaattttcttcctgcaagCGCTGCCTAAAATAGGCAGAGGAATTAAAGTCTGTAATCTTtcagccaaaagaaaaaaaaaataaaaaaaaaaaaagaatgtttcttcttttcctgttttaaaaacacCCTGAGTGTTCCAGTTCTGTTCTCGGAGCTGGCAGACAAAACACTGCAACAGGTGAGCTTAACCTGACATTAAACATACTAAAAACAGCTTAAAAAATGCCAAGAAATTCtgattaatattaaaaaaatgctcTTTACTCCCAGCAAGGATCACTTAGCTGGGTGCACTATGGGTAATTTAACAGAACTTGCTAAATGTTTTCTCCAGGactgcagagctgagagcttGCACTTCAAACCAAACCACCTTTATTCTTAATAAGATGctaataaaggaaaataagcaGCTGAACTCGTCAGCAGAACGCAGGCTAATCAGTTATTTCAATACCACAGAACAGCATCTGTCAAACTTGTTTTGCTCCTCAGCGAAATGCCACACACACTCTGCACTCGGAATTATCCTTATTTATCATTCCCTGATTGCTGCTGAGATCTCTCAGTGCCAAAAGCAGATTTGTGGCAGCCAGCGATGAGcaccagctccctcctcccgcctgctccaggctcctcaGAAACTGGGGGTTATTTTTATCTGCTCCACTCACACACGGGATAAAGGGAAACAGAGGTGAGAAACTCCAAGATGTTGGATAAACAAAAGCTTCTTACTCTGCTGGGCTGAAAACAGTGCGCAGAGCGAAGGTGaaatacacagagaaaataaaaatatttagggatggaaaatgtttattttgaaaggaaTAAATGCAAAGAGAAAGCTGCAAAAAGATCTGGAAGTGGTGCAATGTTCAGGCTCTCCATCATCATCGTCTCCCTATATAAACTCTATTATATAAACTatatttttccctattttttttaccatttctgACTACACCAAACAGAATTTCcacaaatattttcaagcaGAACACTCATCATTCTGGGTAAGATACAGTGGGAATTAAACCAGGCAAAATATTAATTCAGTATCTCCAATAGATTCTCTGTTAAATTAATGCAGCTTAAACTTCTTCCTGTGAAATAAAAACTCTCCCTGGGCTTTACCTGGATTTTAACCCTTAAAACTCTCCCTGAGCTTTACCTGCATTTTAAAGCTTAAAACTCTCCCTGTGCTTTACCTGCATTTTAACCCTTAAACGTCTCCATTGTGCTTTACCTGCATTTTAACCCTTAAAACTCTCCCTGTGCTTTACCTGCATTTTAACCCTTAAAACTCTCCCTGTGCTTTACCTGCATTTTAACCCTTAAACGTCTCCATTGTGCTTTACCTGCATTTTAACCCTTAAAAGTCTCCCTGTGCTTTACCTGCATTTTAACCCTTAAAACTCTCCCTGTGCTTTACCTGCATTTTAACCCTTAAAACTCTCCCTGTGCTTTACCTGCATTTTAACCCTTAAAACTCTCCCTGTGCTTTACCTGCATTT
This region of Ammospiza nelsoni isolate bAmmNel1 chromosome 23, bAmmNel1.pri, whole genome shotgun sequence genomic DNA includes:
- the ELK4 gene encoding ETS domain-containing protein Elk-4; translation: MRDGGGGRAQHRHPTAPGHRRGSSSLSAMDSAITLWQFLLQLLQEPQNKNIICWTSNDGEFKLLQAEEVARLWGIRKNKPSMNYDKLSRALRYYYVKNIIKKVNGKKFVYKFVSYPEILNMDPLAVGRAEGDPEVPGFGEVTSAPKEAESCGKEKSQPCAKSSSRNDYIHSGLYSSFTLNSLNSSGVKLFRSIKIENPAEKLAEKKPQDAAPSVIKFVTVPSKKPPSAPLVPGASAAAVTSAASAAPSAASSLPLGSEETLHTLETLVLPKLSVPEAPPAPLPNLSASYAPTPPVASVSPALQAPSTPPSPPLSSNPELDIDTDIESVASQQLEQAQSLQQPSPEPKEQQDSAGLEKEFANHLSRAKKPKGLELAPTLVITGSDPSPLGILSPSLPTASLTPALFSQTPILLTPSPLLSSIHFWSTLSPVAPLSPARLQGANTLFQFPSVLNSHGPFTLSGLDGPSTPGPFSPDLQKT